The following coding sequences lie in one Crassostrea angulata isolate pt1a10 chromosome 10, ASM2561291v2, whole genome shotgun sequence genomic window:
- the LOC128167564 gene encoding uncharacterized protein LOC128167564, with product MTMLKPSHLFLFLFFCINNTSFGFSKIYKRNNENPTSLDHNKLTGRWYLYMDTRGEKGKGNTYGDIEIRSNGDLLDTLYEYNPDNEECKSYDIILRPLSSDPSPESAVEFEIIVPSTTFVLGTQKIVYLNDDPADGFVIIHQNTMGEETYLVATRTKNPSDQLTTIETALLKLSLDPKKFTKKPTNFGCET from the exons ATGACCATGTTAAAGCCAAGTCACttgtttctctttctttttttctgtatcAACAATACATCATTCGGATTTTCTAAAATCTACAAGAGGAACAATGAAAACCCGACCAGTTTGGACCATAATAAG CTGACGGGACGTTGGTATCTGTACATGGACACTCGCGGAGAAAAGGGGAAAGGGAATACTTATGGAGATATTGAGATAAGAAGCAATGGGGATCTTCTGGACACCCTCTATGAATATAATCC AGACAATGAGGAGTGTAAATCTTATGATATTATACTAAGACCACTGAGTTCAGACCCTTCGCCAGAGTCGGCGGTGGAATTTGAGATCATTGTACCGTctactacat TCGTGCTTGGGACACAGAAGATTGTGTATCTTAACGATGACCCTGCTGACGGTTTTGTTATCATACATCAAAACACAATGGGAGAGGAGACATATCTTGTGGCCACGCGAACAAAGAACCCTTCCGACCAACTGACCACCATAGAGACTGCTTTATTGAAGCTCAGTTTGGATCCAAAGAAATTTACAAAGAAACCAACAAACTTTG GTTGCGAAACATAG